A region from the Salmonirosea aquatica genome encodes:
- a CDS encoding cation-translocating P-type ATPase — protein sequence MPTPALPPIFEKPAGLTTEQASVARQAFGSNGLNPLYKNKGWRMVGEVVSEPMFLLLAAASALYMVLGEWQEGAVLGVAMVLVAGISIYQTVRSDRALLVLRQLTRPTASVMRAGCLSELAIEDIVVGDTLWLTEGDTVPADGVLLSANDCAVDESTLTGESVPTEKANAGTDKFFRGTTLVSGSAYVRVTAVGEATEFGRLGRSLQAVEVEKTPLQKQISRFVLRMALAGFAAFVVVWSINFARSGDWAASLLLGLTLAMAVIPEEIPVAFSSFMALGAARMVKSGVLTKQPQTVESLGSATVICTDKTGTITQEGMAVAKLYDAEARVVVGVDAPLSESAGQVLRYAHLASELEPFDPMERAIVAAYRRTDARVVDKAASIRHEYPLGGIPPMMTHLYASDADGFQVSGKGAVERIVRVCRLTSAEIEEVQRQAEHLAAQGYRVLGVAGCFWSGEAFPADQDDFDWTFLGLIALENPPKPNARLVVDQFEQAGISVKMITGDSPETARAIARQIDLPTADRLLTGREVMALSEGDLKLKVNEVNVFARMFPEAKLRVIRALKANGQVVAMTGDGVNDGPALKAAHIGVAMGKRGTELARQAASLVLVEDDLGGMVDAIAQGRRIYQNFKKAVGYIVAIHIPIILTVTLPLLLGWRYTNLFSPVHIIFFELVMGPICSIAFENEPAEPGLMRKKPRRLNETFFTDRELGFRVVQGLLISLATLTVYYMMMQAGASPEKVRTMAFVTLVLSNGWLTLVVRSDFESVFRTIRRPNRVLWYLLGLSVSLPVFFLLIPQIRDFVLFAPLSPIDLGWCLAASLAGVGWVEGYKFRKWVKVYKTPGAS from the coding sequence ATGCCCACACCCGCCTTGCCCCCGATCTTTGAAAAACCAGCGGGCCTCACAACCGAGCAAGCTAGCGTCGCCCGGCAGGCCTTCGGCTCTAACGGACTGAACCCTTTGTATAAAAACAAAGGATGGCGCATGGTGGGGGAGGTGGTCTCCGAACCCATGTTCCTGCTGCTTGCAGCTGCCAGTGCACTGTATATGGTACTGGGCGAGTGGCAGGAAGGCGCCGTGCTGGGCGTGGCGATGGTGCTGGTGGCGGGAATCTCGATCTACCAAACAGTGCGCAGTGACCGCGCCCTGTTGGTCCTGCGGCAACTTACCCGCCCGACAGCGTCGGTGATGCGGGCGGGTTGCCTGTCCGAGTTGGCGATCGAGGACATCGTGGTGGGCGACACGCTGTGGCTGACCGAGGGCGACACCGTACCCGCCGATGGCGTGCTGCTCTCGGCCAATGATTGCGCGGTGGACGAGTCCACCCTGACCGGCGAGTCCGTACCTACGGAGAAAGCCAATGCTGGAACGGACAAGTTCTTCAGGGGCACCACCCTGGTTTCCGGGAGTGCTTATGTACGGGTAACCGCGGTCGGCGAAGCTACCGAATTCGGCAGATTGGGACGATCACTCCAAGCGGTGGAAGTCGAAAAAACGCCGCTGCAAAAGCAAATCAGCCGATTTGTGCTGCGCATGGCCCTGGCTGGTTTCGCGGCATTCGTAGTGGTGTGGTCCATCAACTTTGCCCGAAGCGGCGACTGGGCCGCCTCGCTGTTGCTCGGGCTCACCCTGGCAATGGCGGTCATTCCAGAAGAAATCCCAGTGGCGTTCAGTAGCTTCATGGCGCTGGGAGCCGCCCGGATGGTCAAGTCCGGAGTGCTAACCAAACAGCCCCAAACCGTGGAAAGCCTGGGGTCGGCCACCGTGATTTGTACCGACAAGACCGGCACGATCACCCAGGAGGGCATGGCGGTCGCCAAACTCTACGACGCCGAAGCACGGGTAGTCGTGGGGGTCGATGCCCCCCTGAGCGAATCCGCCGGCCAAGTACTGCGGTACGCCCACCTCGCCTCCGAACTGGAACCCTTTGATCCCATGGAGCGGGCGATCGTGGCAGCCTATCGACGCACAGATGCCCGAGTGGTCGATAAGGCGGCTTCGATCCGCCATGAATACCCCCTGGGCGGAATTCCCCCCATGATGACGCACCTATACGCTTCGGACGCGGATGGCTTCCAGGTATCGGGCAAAGGAGCCGTCGAGCGCATCGTGCGGGTCTGCCGCCTCACCTCCGCCGAAATTGAAGAAGTACAAAGGCAGGCCGAGCACCTGGCGGCCCAAGGCTACCGGGTGCTCGGCGTGGCGGGCTGCTTTTGGTCGGGCGAGGCTTTTCCCGCGGATCAAGACGATTTCGATTGGACATTCCTGGGGCTGATAGCCCTGGAAAACCCGCCCAAGCCCAACGCCCGGCTGGTAGTCGACCAGTTTGAGCAAGCCGGGATTTCGGTGAAGATGATTACGGGGGACTCTCCCGAGACGGCCCGGGCCATCGCCCGGCAGATCGACCTGCCCACCGCTGACCGACTGCTGACTGGCCGGGAGGTCATGGCGCTTTCAGAGGGTGATTTGAAATTAAAGGTAAACGAAGTAAATGTCTTCGCCCGCATGTTTCCCGAAGCCAAGCTGCGGGTGATCCGGGCTTTGAAGGCCAACGGTCAGGTGGTGGCCATGACCGGAGACGGCGTCAACGACGGTCCGGCCCTGAAAGCGGCTCACATCGGGGTGGCCATGGGGAAGCGCGGCACCGAACTCGCCAGGCAGGCCGCCTCGCTCGTGTTGGTCGAGGACGACCTCGGGGGCATGGTCGATGCCATCGCCCAGGGACGGCGTATCTACCAGAACTTCAAGAAGGCCGTGGGCTATATCGTGGCCATCCACATTCCCATCATCCTCACCGTGACCCTCCCGCTACTGCTCGGCTGGCGTTACACCAATCTGTTCTCACCCGTCCATATCATATTCTTTGAGCTGGTGATGGGGCCCATCTGTTCGATCGCTTTCGAGAACGAACCCGCCGAACCCGGCCTGATGCGCAAAAAGCCCCGACGCCTGAACGAGACTTTCTTCACGGACCGCGAACTCGGCTTCCGGGTGGTGCAGGGGCTACTGATTTCACTGGCAACTTTGACCGTGTACTATATGATGATGCAAGCAGGAGCCTCGCCGGAGAAAGTAAGAACCATGGCCTTTGTTACGCTGGTGTTGAGCAATGGGTGGCTCACACTGGTGGTTCGGTCGGACTTTGAGTCGGTGTTCCGGACAATCCGCCGCCCCAACCGGGTGCTTTGGTACCTGCTGGGTCTGAGCGTCTCGCTTCCCGTGTTTTTTCTATTAATCCCACAGATCCGGGACTTTGTGCTCTTCGCCCCATTATCGCCTATTGATTTGGGCTGGTGTTTGGCCGCGTCGCTGGCTGGCGTGGGATGGGTGGAGGGCTATAAGTTCCGAAAATGGGTGAAGGTTTATAAAACACCGGGAGCTTCGTAG
- a CDS encoding universal stress protein — MKTIVVATDLTSNSNKAAHFAARLARDQGASLILVNIYRFWPANPAEVVGDYPLSTEEMRDNHQRELDSLANSIRKEYGSGIVLEALTEEGYVIPTVQGIVAEKKADLLVMSPVGSAPDGAQIMGSVATDMVTQTTVPLLIVPPSQEYGPFKNAVVGIDLDSPPDAFVVDNLLRFAKRFGCVVNVISVHSQPDEPSIKKRAERIRHLLASVPHTFTVLKGEEVYETLLDFTVSTKADLMMMIPQEHGWLWSIFNEGESQRMARLTEIPLLIVVR; from the coding sequence ATGAAAACCATTGTCGTTGCCACCGATCTTACGTCCAACTCCAACAAAGCGGCCCACTTCGCCGCCCGGCTTGCCCGCGACCAGGGGGCAAGCCTAATTCTAGTGAATATTTACCGCTTCTGGCCTGCCAATCCCGCCGAGGTGGTAGGCGACTATCCGCTCAGCACCGAGGAAATGCGTGACAACCATCAGCGCGAACTGGACAGCCTGGCCAATTCGATCAGAAAAGAATACGGGTCGGGGATTGTCCTCGAAGCCCTGACCGAGGAGGGGTACGTCATTCCCACCGTCCAGGGAATCGTCGCCGAGAAAAAGGCCGATCTGCTGGTCATGTCGCCCGTGGGTTCGGCCCCGGACGGGGCACAAATCATGGGCAGCGTCGCCACGGACATGGTCACACAGACCACCGTGCCGCTGCTCATTGTCCCGCCCTCCCAGGAGTACGGCCCCTTCAAGAACGCCGTCGTGGGCATCGACCTGGATTCGCCGCCCGATGCCTTTGTCGTTGACAACCTGTTGCGGTTTGCCAAGAGATTCGGGTGCGTGGTCAATGTCATTTCCGTTCACAGCCAACCCGACGAACCGAGTATAAAGAAGCGGGCCGAACGCATCAGGCATCTGCTGGCATCGGTCCCCCACACCTTCACGGTGCTGAAAGGAGAAGAAGTTTACGAAACCCTGTTGGATTTCACAGTAAGTACCAAAGCCGACCTGATGATGATGATCCCTCAGGAACACGGCTGGCTGTGGAGTATATTCAACGAAGGTGAGAGCCAGCGGATGGCCCGTTTGACGGAAATTCCGTTACTGATCGTCGTCCGGTAA
- the adhP gene encoding alcohol dehydrogenase AdhP, producing the protein MTKIRMDDDSCDPVVKRGAVLLGYRLGTPSAFEHLPQIPLHCPMKKSMKAAVCHEFGRPLEIEEVPVPALVPGRILVKVAACGICHTDLHAISGDWPVLPTLPLIPGHEGVGTVVAVGEGVAQVKVGDRVGVPWLYTACGHCEYCHAGWETLCHEQQNTGYSVQGSYAEYVLADPEYVGHIPDKLPFLEAAPILCAGVTVYKGLKETDTRPGEWVVISGIGGLGHLAVQYARAMGLRVAAVDIQDDKLDLAQAMGADLAVNASREDPVAVITRQIGGAHGVLVTAPSRRAFDQGLGMLRRHGTMALVGLPAGAFDLNIFDVVLNRKTVRGSIVGTRLDLTESLAFAAEGKVKTHYRTEALANVDQVMSDLANGKIEGRVVLDMTL; encoded by the coding sequence TTGACGAAAATCAGGATGGACGATGATAGTTGTGACCCGGTCGTCAAGCGAGGCGCGGTACTTTTGGGGTATAGACTTGGGACGCCGTCGGCGTTCGAACATTTACCCCAAATCCCACTACACTGTCCTATGAAGAAATCTATGAAGGCAGCGGTGTGCCATGAATTCGGCCGCCCCCTCGAAATTGAAGAAGTACCCGTACCCGCTCTGGTACCGGGCCGAATCCTGGTGAAAGTGGCCGCCTGCGGCATTTGCCACACCGACCTCCATGCCATCAGCGGCGATTGGCCAGTCCTGCCGACCCTGCCGCTGATTCCCGGCCACGAAGGCGTGGGCACCGTGGTGGCCGTCGGCGAGGGAGTGGCCCAGGTGAAAGTGGGTGATCGCGTCGGGGTTCCCTGGCTCTACACGGCTTGCGGCCACTGCGAATACTGTCACGCGGGCTGGGAAACACTTTGCCACGAGCAGCAAAATACGGGCTATTCGGTGCAGGGCAGTTACGCCGAATACGTCTTGGCCGACCCTGAGTACGTGGGTCATATTCCTGACAAGCTGCCTTTTCTCGAAGCCGCACCCATCCTCTGCGCCGGGGTCACCGTGTACAAGGGGCTGAAAGAAACCGATACCCGGCCGGGGGAATGGGTGGTCATCTCGGGGATAGGCGGCCTGGGTCACCTGGCGGTGCAGTACGCCAGGGCGATGGGCCTACGTGTGGCTGCGGTGGATATCCAAGACGATAAGCTGGACTTGGCCCAGGCGATGGGGGCCGACCTGGCGGTCAACGCCAGCCGGGAAGATCCGGTCGCGGTCATCACGAGGCAAATCGGGGGGGCGCACGGCGTGCTGGTCACTGCTCCGTCGCGCCGGGCATTCGATCAGGGGCTCGGGATGCTGCGTCGACACGGAACCATGGCCTTAGTGGGGTTACCGGCCGGGGCTTTCGACCTGAACATATTCGACGTGGTGCTTAACCGCAAGACCGTTCGCGGCTCCATCGTGGGCACCCGGCTCGACCTGACCGAAAGCCTGGCCTTCGCGGCGGAAGGCAAAGTCAAGACCCACTACCGTACGGAAGCCCTGGCTAATGTTGATCAGGTCATGTCTGATTTGGCCAACGGAAAAATCGAAGGCCGCGTGGTACTCGACATGACTCTGTGA
- a CDS encoding FixH family protein has product MTFEPAKRLLAFVLPSSFQKGDVTFFSATQASDFRVPIKPNGQARQLVPTDQLAKGRWLARLQWSDGRVYYSDEQEILVS; this is encoded by the coding sequence ATGACGTTCGAACCCGCCAAACGACTGCTGGCCTTCGTCCTGCCTTCTTCTTTCCAAAAAGGCGACGTGACTTTTTTTTCCGCTACCCAGGCATCCGACTTCCGGGTGCCTATCAAACCTAATGGCCAGGCACGGCAGTTGGTCCCCACCGACCAACTGGCCAAGGGCCGGTGGCTGGCCCGGCTGCAATGGTCCGACGGGCGGGTGTATTATTCCGACGAGCAGGAAATTCTCGTTTCCTGA
- a CDS encoding L,D-transpeptidase family protein, which produces MFRTFRLLILLLFAINSAQAQTAEAWNSLRNYAESIGVDSNFCVQPGTACLTRYFTEIVYGHTPRRMSYEGVTEQIDSARIERLTQQFLAGGDWRSRLDSLESKDVNYWFLKEFCKRCLVDDYMEYELTIEQVYETLNTYRWINRFSGGKYIIVNVPSATLRVVDAQGVTLLDSRVAVGKSSTRTPGFAALVPSIILYPYWNVPHSITVKELLPKIRRNPAAQLEALNLQVIDGKGRAVDPVTIDWTTKTFPYRLRQSTGCDNALGLLKFQVTSPYAIFLHDTNNRSVFSREDRFLSHGCIRVEKPVELANILLGYEHFDDNYMETCPIDASPQSLILPRAIPVLVVYNVLDLDEAKVLRVYKDVYRQWP; this is translated from the coding sequence ATGTTCCGGACCTTTCGACTGCTTATCCTTTTACTGTTCGCCATCAATTCCGCCCAGGCCCAGACCGCCGAAGCCTGGAATAGCCTGCGCAACTACGCCGAGAGCATTGGCGTGGATAGCAACTTTTGCGTCCAACCGGGCACGGCTTGCCTGACCCGTTATTTCACGGAGATCGTTTACGGCCACACACCGCGCCGGATGAGTTACGAGGGAGTCACGGAGCAGATCGACTCGGCTCGCATCGAACGCCTGACCCAGCAGTTCCTGGCCGGGGGCGACTGGCGCTCCCGGCTGGACTCCCTTGAATCGAAAGATGTCAATTATTGGTTTTTGAAAGAATTCTGCAAGCGCTGCCTGGTTGACGACTACATGGAATACGAGCTGACGATCGAGCAGGTGTACGAAACGCTGAACACCTACCGCTGGATCAATCGGTTCAGCGGCGGCAAGTACATCATCGTCAACGTACCCTCCGCCACATTGCGCGTGGTGGATGCCCAGGGAGTCACACTGCTGGACAGCCGGGTAGCGGTGGGGAAATCCTCGACCAGAACTCCGGGATTCGCGGCCCTGGTGCCGAGCATCATACTATACCCTTATTGGAACGTCCCGCATTCGATTACGGTAAAGGAACTGCTGCCCAAAATCCGCCGTAATCCAGCCGCCCAATTGGAAGCCCTGAATCTGCAAGTCATCGACGGTAAGGGCAGGGCCGTGGATCCGGTTACCATCGACTGGACCACCAAGACCTTTCCCTATCGGCTGCGGCAATCGACGGGCTGCGACAACGCGCTGGGTCTGTTGAAGTTCCAGGTGACCAGCCCGTACGCGATCTTCCTGCACGACACGAACAACAGGAGCGTCTTCTCCCGCGAAGACCGCTTTTTGAGCCACGGCTGCATCCGGGTGGAGAAGCCCGTCGAGTTGGCCAACATCCTCCTGGGCTACGAGCATTTCGACGACAATTACATGGAGACCTGCCCGATCGACGCCAGTCCGCAGTCGCTCATCCTGCCCAGGGCCATTCCGGTGCTGGTGGTTTATAACGTCCTGGATCTGGACGAGGCCAAGGTGCTGCGGGTGTACAAGGATGTCTACCGGCAGTGGCCGTAG
- a CDS encoding Hsp20/alpha crystallin family protein, which produces MEMETAFPIAQRMGRSLSNTLFDPLTDAFGKFFHDPFTLSMPKANVTESTDEVKIDLAAPGLEKEDFSIKADGKVLTVSAEKESSTSEGEEETNYRREYSYTSFSRSFVLPDSALVDDTQANYQNGVLHIRIAKKDAPKRESKTIAID; this is translated from the coding sequence ATGGAAATGGAAACCGCATTCCCCATCGCCCAAAGAATGGGCCGCAGCCTGTCGAACACCCTGTTCGACCCGTTGACCGACGCATTCGGCAAGTTCTTCCACGACCCCTTCACGCTGAGTATGCCCAAGGCCAACGTGACCGAAAGCACCGATGAAGTCAAAATCGACCTCGCGGCCCCCGGTTTGGAAAAAGAAGACTTCTCCATCAAGGCCGACGGAAAAGTGCTGACCGTCAGCGCGGAGAAAGAAAGCAGCACTTCGGAAGGCGAAGAAGAAACCAACTATCGTCGCGAGTATAGTTACACCTCGTTCTCGCGCTCATTTGTTCTGCCCGACTCAGCCTTGGTGGATGATACGCAGGCCAATTACCAAAACGGCGTACTCCATATCCGAATAGCTAAAAAGGATGCGCCGAAGCGCGAAAGCAAGACCATCGCGATCGACTGA
- a CDS encoding universal stress protein — MKTILIPIDLSSRSYHTAHFGLELAHQLGGSVLLLHVVHPSPSAPSLSIPMVEMDSDSRKSSSYDQLTTDLQHFEDELNDYRREAGMLDVKISSRMVVGQPVEAILEVAHSEHPAFVVMGTVGASNAWDKMVGSVSSAVAQEVRRPLWILPNATRLNTLRKFAYFAELAGSEVSCIDQVLDLGEKLRARVNVVHVSPVEEEDFLEAEAITEMFEVSYAAKRITFQNLMFDTVADGIETYVKLHWPDAVVLAHRDWGMVARLFHRSAIRQLALTTRRPLLILQKQN, encoded by the coding sequence ATGAAAACCATCCTCATTCCCATCGACCTTAGTTCCAGGTCTTACCACACCGCCCACTTCGGGCTGGAACTGGCTCACCAGCTTGGAGGGAGTGTATTGCTGCTCCACGTCGTGCATCCTTCGCCCTCCGCTCCCAGTTTGAGCATTCCGATGGTGGAAATGGACAGCGACAGCAGGAAAAGCAGCTCCTATGATCAGTTGACCACCGATCTACAGCATTTTGAAGACGAGTTGAACGACTATAGGCGGGAAGCGGGTATGTTGGACGTGAAGATCAGCAGTCGCATGGTGGTGGGCCAGCCCGTCGAAGCGATTCTGGAAGTGGCCCACAGCGAACACCCCGCTTTTGTGGTCATGGGAACTGTGGGAGCATCCAACGCCTGGGATAAAATGGTGGGATCGGTTTCGTCGGCCGTGGCGCAGGAAGTCCGCCGCCCGCTGTGGATTCTGCCCAATGCCACGCGGCTGAACACCCTGCGGAAATTCGCCTATTTTGCCGAATTGGCGGGCAGCGAAGTGAGTTGCATCGACCAGGTTCTCGATCTGGGCGAAAAACTCAGGGCCAGGGTGAACGTAGTCCATGTCAGCCCAGTGGAGGAAGAGGATTTCCTGGAGGCCGAAGCTATCACGGAGATGTTCGAAGTTTCATACGCAGCCAAACGGATCACTTTCCAAAATCTGATGTTCGATACCGTAGCCGACGGTATCGAAACCTACGTAAAGCTCCACTGGCCCGACGCTGTCGTGCTGGCTCACCGCGACTGGGGTATGGTCGCGCGGCTCTTTCACCGCAGCGCAATTCGCCAGCTTGCCCTGACCACCCGGCGGCCGCTGCTCATTCTTCAAAAACAGAATTGA
- a CDS encoding universal stress protein, with protein MKTIIVPTDLRPGTEVALSVAADIARVYKASIVLLHSVVYPVQSIAYAGSMPVTTDSMVRDFYDAESEAEKEMRRLISQKKYQGIDIKLKLITNGDGMVADVTGQKADLIVMTSQGASGLEELFFGSNAEVIVRHAHCPVLIVKEAIEHFRPENIVCAIDTDDRLKTIHHYPFQMGEQGLHKFLYVFTPTDGKVVDGVREWMSDFARTKGITDYELALRTANTVQEGIIDYAEETKADLIVLFTHGYKGLRHLLSGSVAEDVLNHAKTPVLVMRV; from the coding sequence ATGAAAACGATCATCGTCCCAACCGACCTACGCCCCGGTACCGAAGTGGCTCTCTCCGTAGCGGCGGATATTGCAAGAGTCTACAAAGCATCCATCGTTCTGCTGCACTCGGTGGTGTACCCCGTCCAGTCCATTGCCTACGCTGGCTCCATGCCCGTCACTACCGACAGTATGGTCAGGGATTTCTATGACGCCGAAAGCGAGGCCGAGAAGGAAATGCGGCGGCTCATTTCACAGAAAAAATACCAGGGCATTGATATAAAGCTAAAACTTATCACGAATGGCGACGGAATGGTGGCCGACGTCACCGGCCAGAAGGCCGATCTGATCGTGATGACTTCCCAGGGCGCTTCTGGGTTGGAAGAGCTATTTTTCGGCTCCAACGCCGAGGTGATCGTCCGGCACGCCCATTGCCCGGTGCTAATCGTGAAAGAGGCCATCGAACACTTCCGGCCTGAAAACATCGTCTGCGCCATCGACACGGACGACCGCCTGAAAACCATCCACCACTATCCTTTCCAGATGGGTGAACAAGGGCTTCACAAATTCCTGTACGTGTTCACCCCTACGGATGGCAAGGTGGTCGATGGAGTCAGGGAGTGGATGAGTGACTTCGCACGGACTAAGGGTATAACCGATTACGAGCTTGCATTGCGCACCGCCAATACGGTGCAGGAGGGTATCATCGACTACGCCGAAGAAACCAAGGCTGACCTGATCGTTTTGTTCACCCACGGTTATAAAGGCCTCCGGCACCTGTTGTCAGGCAGCGTTGCGGAAGACGTCCTTAACCATGCCAAAACCCCGGTGCTGGTTATGCGGGTGTGA